In Quercus robur chromosome 10, dhQueRobu3.1, whole genome shotgun sequence, a genomic segment contains:
- the LOC126702103 gene encoding ATPase family AAA domain-containing protein At1g05910 produces the protein MHSKKSGGGGRDGEGGGAAGEGMAMPVRTSDRLRRRPKMYGRAYLYYTGNIRKQKTKSKTRTAASQIAKMLCVRTPSKDSVATNLRRSTRKRRVSVNLEDYTDSSGTEDEDLMRPTFRRLRNRVDNSMSHDDLSSPKRRKIVDTKPAPRREGLRPRRSKSMARERLELESDDEQGTSLEKAGQDDMENGNDVDDNDADDGQNEGEGEDEDDGEDEGDDDGDGDDEEGEEEQEGRRRYDLRNRAEVRRLSMEEGKPRPRSPRRVLHQGMGTKVGRDVRKGGSRVHKRHRMTRAEDSDDSLLVDELDQGPAIPWGRGGSRSGPPWLLGGLEMHGTTAWGLNIAASGWGHQGDAFTTLTSGIQTAGPSSKGGADIQPLQVDESVSFNDIGGLSEYIDALKEMVFFPLLYPDFFDSYHITPPRGVLLCGPPGTGKTLIARALACAASKAGQKVSFYMRKGADVLSKWVGEAERQLKLLFEEAQRNQPSIIFFDEIDGLAPVRSSKQEQIHNSIVSTLLALMDGLDSRGQVVLIGATNRIDAIDGALRRPGRFDREFNFPLPGCEARAEILDIHTRKWKHPPSKELKLELAASCVGYCGADLKALCTEAAIRAFREKYPQVYTSDDKFVIDVDSVKVEKYHFVEAMSTITPAAHRGAVVHSRPLSSVVAPCLQRHLQKAMNTISDIFPPIAVSSELTKLSMLSYGSAIPLVYRPRLLLYGGEGTGLDHIGPAILHEMEKFPVHSLGLPALLSDPSAKTPEEALVHIFGEARRTTPSILYLPQFNLWWENAHEQLRAVLQTLLEELPSDLPILFLGTSSVPLAEIEDVPSSIFSLRYVYQVSEPSAEDRSLFFDRLIEAALSVLSEGTAKKSPKSASLTELPKAPKVASGPKVSELKAKVEAEQHALRRLRMCLRDVCNRVLYDKRFSAFHFPVLDEDAPNYRSIIQNPLDVSTLLQRVDSGQYITCSTFAQEVDLIVSNAKAYNGDDYNGARIVSRAYELRDAVHGMLSQMDPALVAYCDKIAAQGGPMHLPDDLAGSTFPSNPVVQLGTVTRVSARLRNVQPEVNLDQSYEALKRQKKNADAAHAASTVEDKSRQQDSQLPKSSQEPETNDENPERPETSSADGNQHETSGEASGHADGSGSEDVVMSDGDISNQVESVKLLLVKHTASYSIPQLERLYTRIMKGIFETKAEVKDDLKPSILRYLLKFAEDEANF, from the exons ATGCACTCAAAGAAAtcaggaggaggaggaagggaTGGAGAGGGTGGCGGTGCGGCGGGGGAGGGGATGGCGATGCCGGTGCGAACGAGCGATAGGCTGCGGAGAAGGCCGAAGATGTACGGGAGAGCGTATTTGTACTATACAGGGAACATCAGGAAGCAGAAGACCAAGAGCAAGACCAGGACTGCCGCTTCTCAGATTGCCAAAATGCTCTGTGTTCGCACTCCCAGTAAAGAT TCAGTTGCAACCAACCTTAGGCGTTCCACAAGAAAGAGAAGGGTTTCTGTAAATCTCGAGGATTACACAGATAGTTCTGGAACAGAGGATGAAGACTTAATG AGACCCACATTTCGACGTTTGAGGAACCGGGTTGACAATAGTATGAGTCATGATGACTTATCATCTCCCAAGCGTAGGAAGATTGTGGATACTAAACCAGCACCTAGGCGTGAAGGACTGCGCCCTCGTCGTTCTAAATCAATGGCAAGAGAACGGTTGGAGTTAGAGTCTGATGATGAGCAAGGTACTTCATTAGAGAAGGCAGGTCAAGATGACATGGAAAATGGGAATGATGTTGACGATAATGATGCAGATGATGGTCAAAATGAAGGTGAGGGTGAAGATGAGGATGACGGTGAGGATGAAGGAGATGacgatggtgatggtgatgatgaagaGGGTGAAGAAGAACAAGAGGGAAGGAGGAGATATGATCTCCGAAATCGTGCAGAAGTAAGACGGCTGTCTATGGAAGAAGGTAAGCCAAGACCTAGATCTCCTCGAAGAGTATTACACCAGGGAATGGGGACTAAGGTTGGTAGGGATGTAAGGAAGGGTGGATCAAGAGTTCATAAGCGTCATCGTATGACAAGAGCTGAAGATTCTGATGATTCTCTTCTTGTGGATGAGCTGGACCAAGGCCCTGCAATTCCCTGGGGGAGAGGTGGGAGCAGATCTGGGCCTCCTTGGCTTCTTGGGGGACTAGAGATGCATGGGACAACAGCATGGGGATTGAATATTGCTGCATCAGGTTGGGGTCATCAGGGTGATGCTTTTACTACGTTGACTTCTGGGATTCAAACTGCTGGGCCAAGCTCAAAGGGAGGGGCTGACATTCAACCTTTACAGGTTGATGAGAGTGTTAGTTTTAATGATATTGGTGGGCTTTCTGAATATATTGATGCTTTGAAGGAAATGGTTTTCTTTCCATTATTATATCCAGATTTCTTTGATAGTTATCACATCACCCCACCAAGAGGAGTATTGTTATGTGGTCCTCCTGGCACTGGGAAAACGTTAATTGCCAGAGCATTAGCCTGTGCTGCGTCAAAGGCTGGCCAGAAAGTGAGTTTTTACATGCGTAAGGGAGCCGATGTTCTAAGCAAATGGGTTGGTGAGGCTGAAAGACAATTGAAACTACTTTTTGAGGAAGCACAAAGGAATCAGCCTTCCATCatcttttttgatgaaatagATGGACTCGCTCCTGTGAGATCTAGCAAACAAGAGCAAATTCATAATTCTATTGTATCTACATTGCTTGCTTTAATGGATGGTCTTGATTCTCGTGGACAAGTTGTTTTAATCGGAGCTACCAACAGGATTGATGCCATTGATGGAGCCTTGCGACGCCCTGGTCGATTTGATCGTGAATTTAATTTTCCTTTGCCTGGATGTGAGGCACGTGCTGAAATTTTGGACATTCACACTCGCAAATGGAAACATCCTCCTTCAAAGGAACTAAAATTGGAACTTGCAGCTAGTTGTGTAGGCTACTGTGGTGCTGATTTAAAAGCTCTGTGCACTGAAGCTGCCATTCGTGCTTTTCGTGAAAAATATCCTCAGGTTTACACAAGTGATGACAAAtttgtgattgatgttgattCAGTAAAGGTTGAGAAGTATCACTTTGTTGAAGCCATGTCAACAATTACCCCAGCTGCTCACCGAGGAGCTGTTGTGCACTCTAGGCCACTGTCTTCAGTAGTTGCACCATGTCTACAAAGACATCTTCAGAAAGCCATGAATACTATATCAGACATATTCCCTCCAATTGCAGTTTCATCAGAGTTGACCAAGCTTTCTATGCTCTCTTATGGTTCTGCTATTCCTCTTGTCTACAGGCCTCGACTTCTACTTTATGGTGGTGAAGGTACTGGGCTG GATCATATTGGGCCAGCAATTTTACATGAAATGGAGAAATTTCCCGTTCATTCTCTAGGACTTCCAGCTCTTCTTTCAGATCCTAGTGCAAAGACCCCAGAGGAGGCACTGGTACATATATTTGGTGAAGCAAGGAGAACAACACCATCAATACTCTATTTACCTCAGTTCAACCTTTGGTGGGAGAAT GCACATGAGCAGCTCAGGGCTGTCCTGCAGACTTTGCTGGAAGAATTGCCTTCTGACTTACCTATATTATTTCTTGGAACATCCTCTGTTCCACTTGCTGAAATTGAAGATGTGCCTTCTTCAATATTTTCTCTCCGTTATGT ctACCAGGTCAGTGAACCATCTGCTGAAGACAGATCTTTGTTCTTTGACCGCTTAATTGAAGCTGCTCTGTCAGTCTTGTCGGAGGGCACAGCAAAAAAATCACCCAAGTCGGCCTCCCTCACTGAACTTCCTAAGGCACCAAAAGTGGCAAGTGGTCCAAAGGTCTCTGAGTTAAAAGCCAAGGTAGAAGCTGAGCAGCATGCCCTTCGCCGATTGCGAATGTGCCTAAGAGATGTTTGCAACCG GGTTTTGTATGATAAACGGTTTAGCGCCTTCCATTTTCCAGTCTTGGACGAGGATGCTCCAAACTACCGTTCAATTATCCAGAACCCTCTGGACGTGTCTACTCTGCTTCAACGTGTTGATTCAGGGCAGTATATTACATGTTCAACATTCGCGCAAGAAGTAGATCTCATTGTTTCCAATGCGAAG GCTTACAATGGAGATGATTATAACGGTGCTAGGATTGTTAGTAGAGCTTATGAACTTCGAGATGCA GTGCATGGAATGCTATCACAAATGGACCCTGCATTGGTTGCATACTGTGACAAGATTGCTGCCCAAGGTGGTCCTATGCATTTGCCAGATGATTTGGCAGGTTCTACTTTCCCATCTAACCCTGTTGTGCAGCTGGGAACTGTTACCAGAGTGAGTGCACGACTTCGTAATGTCCAACCAGAGGTTAATCTAGATCAAAGTTATGAGGCACTGAAACGGCAAAAGAAGAATGCTGATGCTGCACATGCAG CTTCAACAGTAGAAGATAAGTCACGGCAGCAAGATTCACAACTGCCAAAGTCATCCCAGGAACCTGAGACAAATGATGAAAATCCTGAAAGACCAGAAACCTCATCTGCTGATGGTAATCAGCATGAAACTTCTGGAGAAGCTTCTGGTCATGCTGATGGGAGCGGATCTGAAGATGTCGTAATGTCTGATGGTGATATTTCAAACCAAGTGGAGTCTGTCAAGCTGCTTCTCGTGAAGCATACCGCTAGCTACAGCATTCCACAGCTTGAAAGGCTTTACACACGAATAATGAAGGGTATTTTTGAAACCAAAGCCGAAGTAAAAGATGATCTTAAGCCTTCAATTTTGAGGTATTTATTGAAATTTGCTGAGGATGAGGCAAATTTCTAA